The Candidatus Methanoperedens sp. nucleotide sequence CTTATAAAAAAGAGACGAATCGGAAGATACCTGTCCTGTTGCAATAGATGCTATCACGAAAATGATAGCACCATATACTACAACCAGGTTGAGCCAGACAGCTATCCCGCAAATCAAGGAGTTTGAAGCACTTTTCGAGACTATCGAGAGGAATATGCTAATGCCTAAAAATACAGAAATGTAAAGAAATGTTAAGATGGCGAAAATTAGTACGCGCTCAAGCTCAAGAAGGGTGACCTGCACTCCGGTTACGGCGAGCACTGTTCCGACCGAGGCAATTACAGCTATGCCCACAACCAGCGCCAGTGTTGCCATAGACCCCATAATCTTACCTGCTATTATGTTGTCCCTGAATACAGGATGAGTTAAAAGAACATTTACTGAAGCCGATTTTCGCTCTTTAACTATCATATCAAACCCAAGTGCAATTCCCAGTAGCGGCAGGAAAAGTGCGATAATCTGGGCGACGTCAATGAAATTTCCCCCATATCTAAATACTTCACTTCCATCAGTAGCTGCTCTATAGCTCATTGAGAATATTATCAGGGTAACAATTGAAAGTAATGCCAGAAACCTCATGCTCCAGAGGTTATCTGCGAACTCCTTCTGTGCAATTACAAACACATTTCCCATATTCCGTTTCATTTATCCTCCTCATTTTTTTAATCTGGTAAATTGTTAATATTAATGTGAACACTGCAAATATAATGCTAAACCCGGGTGTTCTGGGCGTATTAACACCCACAGTAGGTGCAGGCGTTGCTGTTGTAATGACAATCGGCTCAGGTGATTGCTCTTTGATTGTAATAGACATATTTGCAGTCCTAAAGCCCTGTTTGACAGCACTTAACCCGAAATTTCCCGCTTCTTTGAAGCTATATTCTAAAAATCCGCTTTCATTGGTTTTGCCTATTTCCCTGCCGTTAAGAAGAACTGTTGCATTCTCGACAGGCTTTGATATGGATTTAACTTCAATGAGAGCTGCATCCCCTTGTTTAATAGAACTTGGAGCATAAATGGATATAACTTCATCGTATCCCTTCATTTTCAATAGATATACCTGTTCTCTCCCGGTAGACCTGCCAACGGTAAAAAGTATCCTGCTACCATCAGGGCTTAAGTATATTTTGTTGCTGTTATAAACATCTGTGGGCACATTCTTAACAAGCAGCAATCGTTCAGTTCCATCTGGTTTTATTTTAACAATAGAATCGTTAGTCATATAGTATATTTCATTGTCCATTCCCCAGACATACGCACTTTCCATTCTTGCAGAGTAGCTTTCAGGCAGAGTAATTTTATCAGTTCCATCCGAATTTACTATATAAAGGCTACTAGCCCTGGCGGAACGAAAGGCAATTTTATCGCCATTGGGACTCCATGAAATTTGACTTGCCCACTTCTCATCTACCGTTTTTGTAGTTCCAGTGTCTATATAATATATTCGAAGGTTTTCAAAGTCTCCATTTTCATTATGCTTAGTAAAAATTATTTTTGTTCCATCGGGGCTCCATGAGGCAAGGTAAAAGTCTTCCCCTTTTTCGATTAATCTGAGATTGCTGCCATCAGCATCTATTACATAAAGGGCGTCTAAAGTTATTATGACTAACTTTTTACCATCAGGCTTCCAGCTTAGTCCTATGGCTTGCATATCACTGTTAGTTGTCAGTTGCTGAA carries:
- a CDS encoding ABC transporter permease; amino-acid sequence: MKRNMGNVFVIAQKEFADNLWSMRFLALLSIVTLIIFSMSYRAATDGSEVFRYGGNFIDVAQIIALFLPLLGIALGFDMIVKERKSASVNVLLTHPVFRDNIIAGKIMGSMATLALVVGIAVIASVGTVLAVTGVQVTLLELERVLIFAILTFLYISVFLGISIFLSIVSKSASNSLICGIAVWLNLVVVYGAIIFVIASIATGQVSSDSSLFYKPRLELNANLQQFTPLHHYAETVKGAPDFSWGSVNVGTSKLSLGIFDTGSSLDKWIEEYWENLVVLIALPIILFIASFIAFLRQDITW
- a CDS encoding PEGA domain-containing protein, producing the protein MNQKTGPLIISISMLLSIAQITTASASNLTTDADKVESFVEITNIMDKEVLKSIDSNMFDIFYTVADSNFLWSPDGSRLLILTHRNMATKGDTKRVPCGEFGLHERASTLFWMYADGSEVTNIARAEVSIRAAKNNTAAFLDSAWWSPDGDKIVFMVLNPCDEKTQKYVSYRNGSILADNSTVNQLPLGWSFADYEDGIKLSPDGEKIAFIGDKDGEVYTVNVDNASVQQLTTNSDMQAIGLSWKPDGKKLVIITLDALYVIDADGSNLRLIEKGEDFYLASWSPDGTKIIFTKHNENGDFENLRIYYIDTGTTKTVDEKWASQISWSPNGDKIAFRSARASSLYIVNSDGTDKITLPESYSARMESAYVWGMDNEIYYMTNDSIVKIKPDGTERLLLVKNVPTDVYNSNKIYLSPDGSRILFTVGRSTGREQVYLLKMKGYDEVISIYAPSSIKQGDAALIEVKSISKPVENATVLLNGREIGKTNESGFLEYSFKEAGNFGLSAVKQGFRTANMSITIKEQSPEPIVITTATPAPTVGVNTPRTPGFSIIFAVFTLILTIYQIKKMRRINETEYGKCVCNCTEGVRR